CGGCCGTTTCGCGCTGGCGCCCCTCGCCGCTCTTTTGGGTATAATTCAGCATCTGGAGGTAATCGACCACGACCAGTTGGATGTCGTACTGCTTTTTCAGCCGCCGCGCCCGCGCGCGCAGTTCCACGACCTCCAAGTTCGCGGTGTCGTCGACAAACAGCCTTGCCTTCTGAAGGTCGGCAGCCGCGTGAACCAGGCGCTGATGCTCATCGGCGGGCAGAATCCCCTTGAGCAGCCGGTGGGAGGAGATCCCCGCGCGGGAACACAGCATGCGTTTGGCCAGCGCCTGCCGCGGCATCTCCAGGCTGAAGATCGCCACGGGCCTCGGCTGGTGGTCGCACACTTCGCCCATCGCGACGTATTCCGCGATGTTCATCGCCAACGACGTCTTGCCCATCGAAGGCCGCGCCGCAATGACGATCATGTCGGCCGGCTGGAAGCCCCCAGTAATACGGTCAATGTCGACGAAGCCCGTTGGAATCCCCGTGACGCCGGTCTTGGTCTCAAAGATGTGCTCGATGTGCACCATCGTCTCCTTGATCGCCTCCGACCAGGGGATGACGCTCCGGGCCTGATAGTGGGAGATGTCAAAGAGCTTTTGGGAAAAGTCGTCGAGCAGTACATCCGCATTTTCATCGCCAAGCCTGTAGCACGCCTCGATGGCTTCGTTGGACGTCTCGATAATGCGCCGGAGAATGTGTTTCTGCCGGACGATTTCGATGTAATATTCCAGCGCCGCGGACGTAGGCGTGGAGTCGATCAGGCCCTCGATATACGAAACGCCGCCAATCAGATTGAGCTTGTCCTGGTCGCGCAGCCGCTGGCCGACGGTGAGCAGATCCACCGGCCGGCCCTTCTCATGGAGGTCGAGAATGGCCTCGAAGATCGTTCGGTGCGCAGGGATATAGAAGGATTCGGCGCTGATCCGGCGTTCGAGCGACAGGTCGATCGCGCGCGCCGCGTCCACCATCATCGAGCCAAGCAGGCCGCGTTCCGCCTCTTCACTGTGCGGAGGAACCTGCCGGGCTCGCGACGCGGTTGCCGGATCGTCCGGCCTGGCCATCGGGCTACTCCGCAACCAAGGTCAGCTTCAATTCGGCGCGGATTTCCGGCATGAGCCGGATTTCGAGCTTGTGGGGGCCGAGCTCCTTGAGCGGATGCCCCATCATGATCTTGTGTTTGTCGACCGTGATGCCGTGTTTTCCCAAAGCAGCCGCAATATCGCCCGCGGTGACCGAGCCGAAAAGCCGACCTTCCGCGCCTGCGCGGACGGGAATGGTGAGTTCGAGGGCTTCAATTTTGGCCTTCGTCTCCTCCGCCTCCACACGCCTTGCCGCGCGCTTGGCCTCCGCGGCTGCGCGCCGTTTCTCCACCTGGCGGCGGGTGGCCGTCGTGACGGGGGCCGCGATACTGCGGGGGATTAGGTAGTTCCGGGCATAGCCGTCGGCGACCTTCACAATGTCGCCGGTCAATCCCAATCCGTCGACATCCTCCATCAAAATGACTTCCGTTGCCATCTCGGAACCTCCCCTCAGGGCAGCAACCCCATCACGCGGGCGCGGCGGATGGCGGCCTGAAGCTGGCGCTGCTGGCGGGCCGTCGCGCCCGTCATGCGGCGGGGCATGATCTTTCCGCGCTCGGTCATGAATTTGCGTAGCAGTTCGCTGTCCTTGTAGTCGATCTGCGCGACGCCCTCGAGATACTTGGCGCCCTTCTTGAGCATTGGCTGCAGATCGCCGCCCGATTCCCGGGCCCGGTTTCGTTCGGTTCGATCAGATGATGACATGGTCGGTCCTCTTCTCGTTCATCTGCTAAAAGGGAAGGGAATCATCGTCGTTTTCCGGATCGTCGGAGTCGCCTTTCGGTCCCCGCGATGCGGCTGCGGGTTTCTCCGCAGAGGACTTGGCGATGCCCCCACGAACAGGCGGAACATCCTCCTCCGGCGCATCGCCAATCTCGTCGCGGCCCTGGCGGGAAGCAGGATCCAAAAACTGGACCGTCTCGGCAATCACACTCAGCTTGGATCGCTTTTCGCCGTTTTTCTCCCATTGATCCAGTTTCAGTCTACCCTCAACGAAAATGAGTGAGCCCTTACGCAGGCAATCGCTGCAGATGTCGGCGGTCCTGCCCCACGCGGTCAGGTCGACAAAACACGTTTCCTCCCGCGCTTCCCCTTCAGCCGTCCGGTACCGCCGATTGACCGCAAGCCCCATCTCCGCCACGGAAGTCCCGGCTGGCGTCGATCGCTTCACCGGGTCTCGCGTCAGCCGGCCGATCAGGAATACCTTGTTCAAA
This genomic interval from Kiritimatiellia bacterium contains the following:
- the dnaB gene encoding replicative DNA helicase, with product MARPDDPATASRARQVPPHSEEAERGLLGSMMVDAARAIDLSLERRISAESFYIPAHRTIFEAILDLHEKGRPVDLLTVGQRLRDQDKLNLIGGVSYIEGLIDSTPTSAALEYYIEIVRQKHILRRIIETSNEAIEACYRLGDENADVLLDDFSQKLFDISHYQARSVIPWSEAIKETMVHIEHIFETKTGVTGIPTGFVDIDRITGGFQPADMIVIAARPSMGKTSLAMNIAEYVAMGEVCDHQPRPVAIFSLEMPRQALAKRMLCSRAGISSHRLLKGILPADEHQRLVHAAADLQKARLFVDDTANLEVVELRARARRLKKQYDIQLVVVDYLQMLNYTQKSGEGRQRETAAISAALKSMAKELNVPVVVLSQLSRAPETRDKIAVPKLSDLRDSGSIEQDADVVMLLRRPCKYPSDPEASDKTLAIVDFAKHRNGPTGEIRLNFFEETTRFANRLQTDTAAGEFRPSSGEF
- the ssb gene encoding single-stranded DNA-binding protein, translating into MSAYLNKVFLIGRLTRDPVKRSTPAGTSVAEMGLAVNRRYRTAEGEAREETCFVDLTAWGRTADICSDCLRKGSLIFVEGRLKLDQWEKNGEKRSKLSVIAETVQFLDPASRQGRDEIGDAPEEDVPPVRGGIAKSSAEKPAAASRGPKGDSDDPENDDDSLPF
- the rplI gene encoding 50S ribosomal protein L9, whose translation is MATEVILMEDVDGLGLTGDIVKVADGYARNYLIPRSIAAPVTTATRRQVEKRRAAAEAKRAARRVEAEETKAKIEALELTIPVRAGAEGRLFGSVTAGDIAAALGKHGITVDKHKIMMGHPLKELGPHKLEIRLMPEIRAELKLTLVAE
- the rpsR gene encoding 30S ribosomal protein S18, translated to MLKKGAKYLEGVAQIDYKDSELLRKFMTERGKIMPRRMTGATARQQRQLQAAIRRARVMGLLP